A part of Longimicrobiaceae bacterium genomic DNA contains:
- a CDS encoding glycine--tRNA ligase: MADTDVMDKLVSLCKRRGYVFQSSEIYGGTGSVWDYGPLGVELKRNVKDAWWRSMVHERDDIEGLDAAILMHPRVWEASGHVAEFSDPLVECLNCHRRFREDTLREQAGTSDPAAIQCPSCGVTGKWSEPRQFNLMFKTFMGPVEDAAATVYLRPETAQGIFVNFLNVQTSARQKVPFGIAQIGKAFRNEITPGNFTFRTREFEQMEMQFFVEPGTDAEWFERWRDARFRWHREVLGLSEDRLRYHPHEKLAHYASAAGDVEFRFGGTIGEDGWGEVEGIHNRTDFDLRRHQEFSGKRLEYIDPAQNKRYLPYIIETSVGADRITLAVLFNSYREEEVEGETRVVLGIKPSLAPIKVGVFPLVKKDGMPERAVAIHEDLRRRGIPSFYDESGAIGRRYRRQDEAGTPFGITVDGETMESGTVTIRDRDTMEQVRVDQEQIVEFVSERLR, translated from the coding sequence ATGGCCGACACCGACGTGATGGACAAGCTCGTCTCGCTGTGCAAGAGGCGGGGCTACGTCTTCCAGTCTTCCGAGATCTACGGCGGCACCGGCTCCGTGTGGGACTACGGCCCGCTGGGCGTGGAGCTCAAGCGCAACGTGAAGGACGCGTGGTGGCGCAGCATGGTGCACGAGCGCGACGACATCGAGGGGCTGGACGCGGCCATCCTCATGCACCCGCGCGTGTGGGAGGCCTCCGGCCACGTGGCGGAGTTCAGCGACCCGCTGGTGGAGTGCCTGAACTGCCACCGCCGCTTCCGCGAGGACACCCTCCGGGAGCAGGCCGGGACGAGCGACCCGGCGGCGATCCAGTGCCCCTCCTGCGGGGTGACGGGGAAGTGGTCGGAGCCGCGCCAGTTCAACCTGATGTTCAAGACCTTCATGGGTCCAGTGGAGGACGCGGCGGCCACCGTGTACCTGCGCCCGGAGACGGCGCAGGGGATCTTCGTGAACTTCCTGAACGTCCAGACCTCCGCCCGCCAGAAGGTCCCCTTCGGAATCGCGCAGATCGGCAAGGCGTTCCGCAACGAGATCACCCCGGGGAACTTCACCTTCCGGACCCGCGAGTTCGAGCAGATGGAGATGCAGTTCTTCGTCGAGCCCGGGACGGACGCGGAGTGGTTCGAGCGGTGGCGCGACGCGCGCTTCCGCTGGCACCGGGAGGTGCTGGGCCTCTCCGAGGACCGTCTGCGCTACCACCCGCACGAGAAGCTCGCGCACTACGCGAGCGCCGCGGGCGACGTGGAGTTCCGCTTCGGCGGCACCATCGGCGAGGACGGGTGGGGCGAGGTGGAGGGGATCCACAACCGCACCGACTTCGACCTCCGCCGCCACCAGGAGTTCTCCGGGAAGCGGCTGGAGTACATCGACCCCGCGCAGAACAAGCGCTACCTCCCCTACATCATCGAGACCTCGGTGGGGGCGGACCGCATCACGCTGGCCGTGCTCTTCAACTCCTACCGCGAGGAGGAGGTGGAGGGGGAGACGCGCGTGGTGCTGGGCATTAAGCCTTCGCTTGCCCCCATCAAGGTGGGCGTCTTCCCGCTGGTGAAGAAGGACGGCATGCCGGAGCGCGCGGTCGCCATCCACGAGGACCTGCGCCGGCGAGGGATCCCCAGCTTCTACGACGAGTCCGGCGCCATCGGCCGCCGCTACCGCCGCCAGGACGAGGCCGGGACGCCGTTCGGGATCACCGTGGACGGCGAGACGATGGAGAGCGGCACAGTCACCATCCGCGACCGCGACACCATGGAGCAGGTGCGGGTGGACCAGGAGCAGATCGTGGAGTTCGTCTCCGAGCGGCTGCGCTGA
- a CDS encoding sodium-dependent transporter, translating into MAGHPQQTFTSRTAMLLAMLSMAVGTGNIWRFPRIAAANGGGTFLIPWIIFLFMWSIPLLIVEFSMGKGTRYGAVGAFSKLLGRGYAWMGAWVAWCATAIMFYYSVVSGWTLRYFWAAVTGELEGEIPGALWSRYPETLWAVVTHAVAIGFGVWVVSRGVRGIQRVTSLLLPSLFVLVVLLAVRALTLPGAGDGLAFLFTPDFSQLGNARIWLEALTQNAWDTGAGWGLALTYAVYARQQENTTSNAFLLGIGNNSISILAGIMVICTVFSVGPSLAERISQTPVGFEQSLTAYPGLQSELESRLAEPGAAAAAERLGVAVHPDSVRGFFANRAVPVETRLEIARATGGLEGRSVSEAVLGSGNNGLTFIWVPQIFNTLPLGRLLTSVFFLALAFAAVTSLISMIELATRVLVDGGMERPKAIRVIGGVGFLMGIPSALSMAVFDNQDFVWGVGLMLSGFFFAFAVVRYGVRRFRESFVNNQPGVMHVGAWWDALIYLVLVQAVVLMGWWLYQAVDPADLGATFTPFSSFNVGTVLVQWAIAIGCFVALNGWIARRTVVEARGEPPPGGMPPSIP; encoded by the coding sequence TTGGCCGGACACCCCCAGCAGACCTTCACCTCCCGCACCGCCATGCTCCTCGCCATGCTCAGCATGGCGGTGGGGACGGGCAACATCTGGCGGTTCCCGCGGATCGCGGCGGCGAACGGCGGCGGCACCTTCCTGATCCCCTGGATCATCTTCCTCTTCATGTGGTCCATCCCCCTCCTCATCGTGGAGTTCTCCATGGGGAAGGGGACGCGCTACGGGGCGGTGGGGGCGTTCTCGAAGCTGCTCGGACGGGGGTACGCCTGGATGGGGGCGTGGGTGGCGTGGTGCGCCACCGCCATCATGTTCTACTACTCCGTGGTCTCCGGGTGGACGCTGCGCTACTTCTGGGCGGCGGTCACGGGGGAGCTGGAAGGCGAGATCCCGGGGGCGCTCTGGTCGCGCTACCCGGAGACGCTGTGGGCGGTGGTGACCCACGCCGTCGCCATCGGCTTCGGCGTGTGGGTGGTCTCCCGGGGGGTGAGGGGGATCCAGCGCGTCACCAGCCTCCTCCTCCCCTCGCTCTTCGTGCTGGTGGTCCTCCTCGCGGTGCGGGCGCTCACCCTCCCCGGGGCGGGGGACGGGCTGGCCTTCCTCTTCACCCCGGACTTCTCGCAGCTGGGGAACGCGCGGATCTGGCTGGAGGCGCTGACGCAGAACGCCTGGGACACCGGGGCCGGGTGGGGGCTGGCGCTCACCTACGCGGTGTACGCGCGGCAGCAGGAGAACACCACCTCCAACGCCTTCCTGCTGGGGATCGGCAACAACTCCATCAGTATCCTCGCCGGGATCATGGTGATCTGCACCGTGTTCTCGGTCGGTCCGTCGCTCGCGGAACGGATCTCCCAGACGCCCGTGGGGTTCGAACAGAGCCTGACCGCGTACCCTGGGCTGCAGTCGGAGCTGGAGTCGCGGCTGGCGGAGCCCGGCGCGGCCGCGGCGGCGGAGCGGCTGGGGGTGGCCGTCCACCCGGACTCGGTCCGCGGCTTCTTCGCCAACCGGGCGGTGCCGGTGGAGACGCGGCTGGAGATCGCCCGCGCCACCGGCGGGCTGGAGGGGCGCAGCGTCTCCGAGGCGGTGCTGGGGAGCGGGAACAACGGGCTCACCTTCATCTGGGTGCCACAGATCTTCAACACCCTCCCGCTGGGGAGGCTGCTGACCTCGGTGTTCTTCCTGGCGCTCGCCTTCGCCGCCGTCACCTCGCTGATCTCCATGATCGAGCTGGCGACGCGGGTGCTGGTGGACGGCGGGATGGAGCGGCCGAAGGCGATCCGCGTCATCGGCGGCGTCGGCTTCCTCATGGGGATCCCCTCGGCGCTCTCCATGGCGGTGTTCGACAACCAGGACTTCGTCTGGGGCGTGGGGCTGATGCTCTCCGGCTTCTTCTTCGCCTTCGCGGTGGTCCGCTACGGCGTGCGGCGCTTCCGGGAGAGCTTCGTGAACAACCAGCCGGGGGTGATGCACGTGGGGGCCTGGTGGGATGCGCTGATCTACCTGGTGCTCGTGCAGGCCGTCGTGCTCATGGGGTGGTGGCTGTACCAGGCCGTGGACCCCGCGGACCTGGGGGCGACCTTCACACCCTTCTCGTCCTTCAACGTGGGAACGGTGCTGGTCCAGTGGGCCATCGCCATCGGCTGCTTCGTCGCCCTGAACGGCTGGATCGCCCGCCGCACCGTGGTCGAGGCGCGCGGCGAGCCGCCTCCGGGCGGGATGCCGCCCTCGATCCCCTGA
- a CDS encoding Na+/H+ antiporter NhaC family protein, which yields MQTPIEPGWISLLPPVLAIALAIWTRQVYLSLAAGIFLGWTILEGWNPLAGLGRSIGETVGVFTAVDRTEVLLFTLVIGALIATVETFGGVKGFVRELEERNWVTTPRRARLLVFLTGCAIFIESNITVLVAGSVGRPLFDRFRISREKLAYLVDATSAAICILIPLNAWGAYILGILGELGVANPLGVFVASIPLNFYALATVLMAGAVAVTGLDIGPMRRAEERTAGGRLLWEGATPMLDPDALAPEAMRAEAKPRALNMILPIAAMVVSMPFFLYVTGNGDMREGSGSTSVLWAVLAGLATAWVLLISQRSATVDSLTKTGLRGAGGLVGLALVLLLALALADVAKALGTGRYVAEVVSGTLSPALFLPLVFLVGAFVAFATGTSWGTFAIMLPIAVPAAAALGLPLAPFVAASLSGGIFGDHASPISDTTIISSMAAATDHIDHVRTQIPYAAIAAAAATIGFGIVGASL from the coding sequence ATGCAGACGCCGATCGAGCCCGGCTGGATCTCGCTCCTCCCCCCCGTCCTCGCCATCGCCCTCGCCATCTGGACGCGGCAGGTGTACCTCTCGCTCGCCGCGGGGATCTTCCTGGGGTGGACCATCCTGGAAGGGTGGAACCCGCTGGCGGGGCTGGGCCGCTCCATCGGGGAGACGGTGGGCGTGTTCACGGCGGTGGACCGCACCGAGGTGCTTCTCTTCACCCTGGTCATCGGCGCGCTGATCGCGACGGTGGAAACGTTCGGGGGGGTGAAGGGGTTCGTGCGCGAGCTGGAGGAGCGCAACTGGGTGACGACGCCGCGGCGCGCGCGGCTGCTGGTGTTCCTCACGGGGTGCGCCATCTTCATCGAGAGCAACATCACCGTGCTCGTGGCCGGCTCGGTGGGGCGGCCGCTCTTCGACCGCTTCCGCATCTCCCGCGAGAAGCTGGCGTACCTGGTGGACGCCACCTCGGCCGCGATCTGCATCCTGATCCCGCTGAACGCCTGGGGCGCGTACATCCTGGGAATCCTGGGCGAGCTGGGCGTGGCGAACCCGCTCGGCGTCTTCGTCGCCTCCATCCCCCTGAACTTCTACGCGCTGGCGACGGTGCTCATGGCCGGGGCGGTCGCCGTCACCGGGCTCGACATCGGGCCCATGCGCCGGGCCGAGGAGCGGACGGCGGGCGGGCGCCTCCTCTGGGAGGGCGCCACCCCCATGCTCGATCCGGACGCGCTGGCCCCGGAGGCGATGCGCGCCGAGGCGAAGCCGCGCGCCCTGAACATGATCCTCCCCATCGCGGCCATGGTCGTGTCCATGCCGTTCTTCCTGTACGTCACCGGGAACGGCGACATGCGCGAGGGGTCGGGCTCCACCAGCGTCCTGTGGGCGGTGCTCGCCGGGCTGGCGACGGCCTGGGTGCTCCTCATCTCGCAGCGCTCCGCGACCGTGGACTCGCTCACGAAGACGGGGCTGCGGGGGGCCGGGGGGCTGGTGGGGCTGGCGCTGGTGCTGCTCCTCGCCCTCGCCCTGGCCGACGTGGCGAAGGCGCTGGGGACCGGGAGGTACGTGGCGGAGGTGGTCTCCGGGACGCTCTCCCCGGCGCTCTTCCTCCCGCTGGTGTTCCTGGTGGGGGCGTTCGTCGCCTTCGCCACCGGGACGAGCTGGGGGACCTTCGCCATCATGCTCCCCATCGCCGTCCCCGCGGCGGCGGCGCTCGGGCTTCCGCTGGCGCCGTTCGTGGCGGCGTCGCTCTCGGGCGGCATCTTCGGCGACCACGCCTCGCCCATCAGCGACACCACCATCATCTCCTCGATGGCCGCGGCCACGGACCACATCGACCACGTCCGCACGCAGATTCCCTACGCGGCGATCGCCGCGGCGGCCGCCACGATCGGCTTCGGGATCGTCGGCGCCTCGCTCTAG
- a CDS encoding DedA family protein has translation MDRIQGLAGLFLHLDAHLAAAVQQYGTGTYVLLFLIVFAETGLVVTPFLPGDSLLFAAGALAATGALELPVLLAGLFVAAVVGDAVNYQVGAQVGLRAFRPDAHILKTAHLERTTQFYERHGGKTIVIARFVPIVRTFAPFVAGASRMSYPRFALYNVVGAFVWVFSLTLAGYLFGNLPPVRDNFGVVVIAIVLASLVPAVVDFVRHRRQVPPLTEEPT, from the coding sequence ATGGACCGGATCCAGGGCCTCGCCGGGCTGTTCCTGCACCTGGACGCGCACCTCGCGGCCGCCGTGCAGCAGTACGGGACGGGCACGTACGTCCTGCTGTTCCTGATCGTCTTCGCCGAGACCGGGCTGGTGGTGACGCCCTTCCTCCCCGGCGACTCGCTCCTTTTCGCCGCGGGAGCGCTCGCCGCCACGGGCGCGCTGGAGCTCCCGGTCCTGCTCGCCGGTCTCTTCGTCGCGGCGGTGGTGGGAGACGCGGTCAACTACCAGGTGGGGGCACAGGTGGGGCTGCGGGCGTTCCGGCCGGACGCACACATCCTGAAGACCGCGCACCTGGAGCGGACCACGCAGTTCTACGAGCGGCACGGCGGGAAGACCATCGTCATCGCCCGCTTCGTCCCCATCGTACGCACCTTCGCCCCCTTCGTGGCGGGGGCCTCGCGGATGAGCTACCCCCGCTTTGCGCTCTACAACGTCGTGGGAGCGTTCGTGTGGGTCTTCTCGCTCACGCTGGCGGGATACCTCTTCGGCAACCTCCCCCCGGTCAGGGACAACTTCGGGGTGGTGGTGATCGCCATCGTCCTCGCCTCCCTCGTCCCGGCCGTTGTGGACTTCGTCCGCCACCGGCGCCAGGTACCCCCTCTCACGGAAGAACCCACATGA
- a CDS encoding metallopeptidase family protein: MTFAEFERRAHEVFDEIPPEYREGVDGLLVERRAVAHPELPEVYTLGECLTETYPTEWGGAGEVRSMVVLYYGSFLRLSRMQDDWDWDEEVWETVTHEVRHHLESLALDDELEVRDYADDQNFARREGVEFEPFFFRSGEPAGPGAWEVSGDVFLECEVSAEQVRAGTPVELEWDGKPISLPLPSPLGDVHFVTLDDVHAPKGDVIVVLVRRRGAWESFRAALSGRKPEVLESLVRVAADEGGEDEPDASR, encoded by the coding sequence ATGACCTTCGCGGAGTTCGAGCGGCGCGCTCACGAGGTGTTCGACGAGATCCCCCCCGAGTACAGGGAGGGGGTCGACGGGCTCCTGGTGGAGCGCCGCGCCGTCGCGCACCCGGAGCTGCCGGAGGTCTACACCCTGGGCGAGTGCCTCACCGAGACGTATCCCACCGAGTGGGGCGGGGCGGGGGAGGTGCGCTCGATGGTGGTCCTCTACTACGGCTCCTTCCTCCGTCTGTCCCGGATGCAGGACGACTGGGACTGGGATGAGGAGGTCTGGGAGACCGTGACCCACGAGGTACGCCATCACCTGGAATCGCTGGCGCTGGACGACGAGCTGGAGGTGCGCGACTACGCCGACGACCAGAACTTCGCCCGGCGCGAGGGGGTGGAGTTCGAGCCCTTCTTCTTCCGCTCCGGCGAGCCCGCGGGCCCCGGCGCCTGGGAGGTGAGCGGCGACGTCTTCCTGGAGTGCGAGGTCTCGGCGGAGCAGGTGCGCGCCGGCACCCCCGTGGAGCTGGAGTGGGACGGAAAGCCCATCTCCCTCCCGCTCCCCTCCCCGCTGGGCGACGTGCACTTCGTCACCCTGGACGACGTGCACGCCCCGAAGGGCGACGTCATCGTGGTCCTGGTGCGCCGCCGCGGGGCATGGGAATCCTTCCGCGCCGCGCTCTCCGGCCGCAAGCCGGAGGTGCTGGAATCCCTGGTCCGGGTGGCAGCCGACGAAGGGGGCGAGGACGAGCCCGACGCATCGCGCTGA